A window of Methanolobus sediminis contains these coding sequences:
- a CDS encoding hydantoinase/oxoprolinase family protein — translation MQYSLGIDAGGTYTDAVIVRDSDRKVVDSNKALTTYPDLLTGIENAIDGLDSKYLPDVGLVSVSTTLATNTILEKTGYPVALILIGKHTLPSNIPIENFIVVKGGHNVAGLEDDVLDIEAVREYALKVKDRVSAFAVSSYFSIRNPEHEVKVKDMLLELTGLPIVCGHELSQDLGAYERGVTAYLNAQLLPIADQFIHAILTDIKKRGIDAKLMMLKCDGSVIGIHEAMERPIESIFSGPAASLMGASFLSGNDTCAVIDVGGTSTDVSLNYDGLPELVDTGAVVGGWHTKVKAIRMETSAMGGDSHVWIKSRNVNIGPRRVIPLCLAAIKYPGFMELLKSGRTPSRIQLAENVQPTKFFVRTGKEAPNLSSFEKELMEIINYDPVSLNDIFWKIGKPISPDSVDSLIQKRLVQAIGFTPTDALHVLGEYTKWDREASLTGAKILSRHISMDETELCRHIKKEVAINMALDLMSFMYKGVSKSEIEKMIRGDFLSQFKVNVPVVLLGGPVSCYVEELNRLIVADIIVPEHADVGNAVGALVGKGVKTIEILVKSFYKKTERSILVFSPVERRDFPTYSEALEYATDHGKKLILEYMQESDLKPENVNIDIKREDITMTDGDDGTPIETKLIFLGTGMPEKEN, via the coding sequence CAATAAAGCACTGACAACATATCCTGACCTTTTAACAGGAATTGAGAATGCAATTGATGGACTGGACAGCAAATACCTGCCTGATGTCGGATTAGTCTCAGTTTCAACAACCCTTGCAACCAACACAATACTTGAAAAAACAGGTTATCCGGTTGCTCTTATTCTTATTGGAAAACATACCCTTCCTTCAAACATCCCCATAGAGAATTTCATTGTTGTAAAAGGTGGACACAACGTAGCAGGACTTGAAGATGATGTCCTTGATATTGAAGCTGTCAGGGAATATGCATTGAAAGTCAAAGACAGGGTTTCCGCTTTTGCAGTATCCTCATACTTCAGCATTCGCAACCCTGAACATGAGGTAAAAGTGAAAGATATGCTGTTGGAACTCACCGGACTTCCAATTGTCTGCGGACACGAACTATCACAGGACCTCGGGGCATACGAAAGAGGTGTTACAGCTTACCTGAACGCGCAATTGCTTCCAATTGCTGACCAGTTCATCCATGCAATACTGACTGATATCAAAAAACGTGGTATCGATGCAAAGCTTATGATGCTCAAATGTGACGGGTCAGTAATAGGCATCCATGAAGCTATGGAAAGACCTATCGAATCTATATTTTCAGGACCTGCTGCAAGTCTTATGGGCGCATCCTTTCTTTCAGGAAATGATACCTGTGCAGTTATCGACGTTGGAGGAACCAGCACCGATGTCTCACTGAACTACGATGGCCTTCCCGAACTTGTGGATACAGGAGCCGTTGTCGGTGGCTGGCATACGAAAGTCAAAGCCATTCGCATGGAAACATCTGCAATGGGCGGTGACAGTCATGTGTGGATAAAGAGCCGAAACGTCAATATCGGACCACGCAGGGTGATTCCACTCTGTCTTGCTGCCATAAAATATCCGGGATTTATGGAACTGTTGAAATCCGGCAGGACACCTTCAAGAATCCAGCTTGCTGAAAATGTTCAGCCTACTAAATTCTTTGTCAGAACAGGAAAAGAAGCCCCAAATCTTAGTTCATTCGAGAAGGAGCTCATGGAAATAATAAATTATGATCCTGTCTCACTGAACGACATATTCTGGAAGATCGGGAAGCCAATATCCCCGGATAGCGTTGATTCACTTATACAGAAAAGACTGGTTCAGGCAATCGGATTTACTCCAACTGATGCTCTCCATGTACTTGGAGAATACACGAAATGGGACCGTGAAGCCTCACTTACAGGAGCTAAGATCCTTTCAAGGCACATCTCAATGGATGAAACTGAACTTTGCAGGCATATAAAAAAGGAAGTTGCTATCAATATGGCACTGGACCTCATGAGCTTCATGTATAAGGGAGTTTCAAAATCTGAGATCGAGAAGATGATACGCGGGGATTTCCTCTCACAGTTCAAAGTGAATGTTCCGGTGGTGCTTCTCGGAGGACCTGTAAGTTGCTATGTTGAAGAACTTAACAGGCTTATTGTTGCCGATATTATCGTTCCTGAACATGCCGATGTCGGAAATGCTGTGGGAGCTCTTGTGGGTAAAGGTGTCAAGACTATAGAGATACTTGTGAAGTCATTTTACAAGAAGACAGAAAGAAGCATTCTGGTGTTTTCTCCAGTGGAAAGAAGGGATTTCCCGACTTATTCAGAAGCTCTTGAATACGCAACCGATCACGGGAAAAAGCTGATACTTGAATATATGCAGGAATCTGACCTGAAACCTGAAAATGTGAATATTGACATTAAAAGAGAAGATATCACAATGACTGATGGTGATGATGGTACCCCGATAGAAACAAAACTGATTTTCCTTGGTACCGGAATGCCTGAAAAAGAGAACTAA